A window of Streptomyces sp. NBC_01241 genomic DNA:
AAGGCGAGCCGGGGCCCCGGCAGGTTCTTTGAGTCGCGGACGTGCACCGCGCCTGGGGTGGTCGCGACCTCGACGCATTCATTGCTGTTGCTGCTGTCGCTGTAGCTGCTCTTGAACCACTCCAGCCGGGAAGCGTCTCCGGCAGAGGTCTCGCTGATCATGTCTCTCCCAGCACTTGCTCGATGAAGGCCAGCGACTCCCGAGGCGTGAGAGCCTGAGCCCGGATGATCCCACACCGCAGCTCAACGATCCGGAGATACTTCGGGTCAGAGACCGGGCGACTGCCGAAGTCTCCCTCGGAGCACCCCACCGCCGAGCCGTCCCTGAACTTCAGCACCTGCATCTCGCCGCCCATTCCGGCGTGATCGTCGCGGCCGGTCGGCATCACCTGGATCTCGACGTTCCGCAACTGCCCCACTTCCAAAAGGCGTTCAAGCTGTCGGCGCAACACCATTCTGCCCCCAAGGTGGCGCCGCAGTGTCACCTCTTCCTGGACGAAGCTGAGCTCCGGGCCAGGCGAGCGGTCAAAGATGGACTGCCGGGCTACACGAGCAGCCACCAGCCTCTCCACCTCATCCTGCGAGAACGCGGGCCGCCGCATCCCGAACAGCGCCCGCGCATACTCCTCCGTCTGCAACAGACCGTGAAGGTTGTGGCTCCCGTACGCCGAGAGTTCGACCGCCTGCGCCTCCAGCTTCGCAAGCTCCCGGATCTTCTTCGGGTACCGGACCTCCGCCACATCCCGCTTCATCGCCGCGAGCTTCCCGCCCGCCCGCAGCACCTCGTCCGCCCTGTCCAGGAACTCCGGACGAGGGATGCGCCGCCCGCCCTCCACCTTGTAGACCAGGTCCTCCCCGCACCCGATCGCGGTCCCGAACTCGCCGGCCCGCAGCCCCGCCGACTCCCGCCACGCCTTGATCTGGCGGCCCACCGCAGCGACCACCGCCACCCCCGACTCGTCGTCAGGATCGACGTCCCAGCCGGGCTCGTCCGCTCCGTAGTCCCCGCGCCCCGTACCAGCCTCATCCACGCTCATCCGTGCCCCACTTCCGATGTGCATGCCGTTCTTGCTCAACCCTGCTCGTCCCCAGCACGTCACCCCGGACAGCCGGGACAGCACTGGACAAGCGCGGGACAATCACCGTACGTAAGCGGCTCGTCGCTATTCACGGTACGCAGACGCGGCCACGCTGAGTGACGTGACTCAAGAAATCACCCGAACCGAACACTCCGCTCCCACCCGGCAGTTCACGGTGCTGCTCTCCCCCACCCGCCGGGGCGCGCGACTTGCCCGCCTGCTCGCCACGGCTCATCTCGGGGATTGGGGGCTCCCCTCGGAGTCAGCCGCGCACATCGTCGCCGAGTTGGCCACGAACGCCACCGTCCATGGCCGCGTAAGGGGCCGGGACTTCCAACTGAGCCTCATCGTCCACCGCGACGCACTCCTGCGGATCGAGGTGACCGATACCCGGGGCGAGCAACTACCTCCCACGCCCGGCACCACGTCCGCCCCCGCCGACGACGCGGAATCAGGGCGCGGCCTCCTCATCGTCGAGGCCCTCGCCGACCGCTGGGGCATCGACCTCGGGCCCGTCCCGCGCAAGACGATCTGGGCCGAACTCGGCCTCGCACCGTGACCACCTTCACCGGGTCGCGGACACCCACGACCCGGTGCACCACGTCGCCGCGCCCCACGACACATAAAGCTTTGAAGAACCTGAGGAAATCACCCTCCCCACCCAAACCCGACCCCATCCCGGCCCCGTCACTCGCCCGGGTGACATATGGCAACTGGGCTGGATTTCATACGGGTTGGCTGGCATATGCTCGCCGCGACAACTACAGACATGCGACGGCCCCCGACGAGATTGCAGTCTCGACCGAGGGCCTGACCACCGAGGAAGTTCGGAGCTTCCCGATGGATACCCAGCAGATTACCGCGCCCCGTGCGCCCCGTCCCCCGTACCTGGGGACGCCACACCGTCATCCGGTGTCATCCACATCAACTTCCGGCACGCCGCAGGCTTCACCGTCATCGGCAACCACCTCGCCCAGCACCGCGGCCTCTCCCTCGTCGCGATCGGGCTCGCCGTGCACATCCAGTCGCTCCCCGCCGGAGCCAAGATCGGCATCAAACACCTCGCCGAACGCTTCCCGGAGAGCGAGACCCGCATCGCCGCCGCCCTGCGCGAACTCGAAGCCACCGGCTACCTCCACCGCAGCCGCGTACGCCTCCCCGACGGCCGCATCGTCACCCGCACCATCTCCTACAACCAGCCCGGCGCCGACCCAGCCACCGTCACCACACCTCAGCCACGAACCAGGCCCCGCAAACCGGAAGCCCCGCTGCCCCCACCACCGCCACGCGAGCCCGCTCCCGAACCGGAGCCCACCCGGGAGCCACAACCACCCGCACCGCAACCGGTAGCCGCACCACGGCCCATGCCCGCACCGCACCCGGCGCCCGCACCCGTCCTCGTACCAGCCCCCACCACACGCAAGGCACCACCCCCACCGCTCCCCCAACCGCAGTCACCCACCCCGGAACTCCACCGCTCCGCAGCCGCACTCCTCGCCGACCTGCGCCGCCACACACCCCAACTCACCCTCTCCGAGACCGACATCCACACCCTCACCCCCGGCGTCGCCACCTGGCTCGAACGCGACGCCCACCCCGACACCATCCGCCACACCCTCACCACCGACCTCCCAGTCCCCCTCAAACACCCGGCCAAGCTCCTCCGCCACCGGATCACAACACTCCTGCCACCCCCGCTGCCCGAAGCCCAGGACCTCACACCCGCACGCCCCGGCGTCATCGTCATCCCCCTCCAGAACTGCGACCGCTGCGACCGCGCCTTCCGCTCCCGCCACCCCGGCCACTGCCGCGACTGCCGGACAGAGGATGTGTCGCGGGGCAGCGCCGGCCTGGGGTACGCCGCATGACAGTCCCCGATAGCACGCGCTTCGGAGCTGTACCCGCCCGCGAAGCCACCTCCGCAAACTCCCCGAACCGGAAGCCACGGGTCTGGACAGGGAATCAGCTCAGCCGAGAGACCAGCCCTGCGTGCGCAGCATTCCCCGCCAGCGTTCCTGAACCGGGCGGGCCCACTGCGTCTCCGCGCCGAGGGCATAGGCGACGAGGCCGTCGACAGGGTGCGCGTGAGGCTCGAAGCCGTAGCCCTGGACAGCGTGAGTGAGCTCCCTCAGCGCGGCAACCGCTGCCGGGCGGGAGAACGGGTCCCCACTGGAGATGATCATGTCGTCCGAGTAGCAGCCCCACCGCCTCACCTCCCCACCGCGGGCCCCGAAGCGGGCAATTCATGGAGTCTTCGCCCGGATGTCGCCCTTACGGGCCATTCCTCCCCCGGTCCCGCGGCTAGCTTGCAGACGATCACCCCCCGACGATCGTCCTCCGCGGAGACACTCATGTGCAGCCCCCTCCACCAGCCCGACGGACCACTCCTGCCCGACGCCGGGCGTCGTACGTTCCTGCGGGCCGCCGCGCTCACCGGTGCCGCCGCCGCGGCCACGGGGCTCGTGTCCGCCACCCCCGCCGCGGCTCTCCCCCAGCAGAACGCCGGTGCCGCCACGGCCGGTTGGCGACCCGATCCGGAGAGCCCCCGGTTCACGCTCGTCGTCATGCCCGACACCCAGTACCTCTTCGACGGGGCGAGCATCAACAAGGCCCCGGTCGAGGCGTCGTTGCGTTACGTCCTCGATCACGGGCGCGACGAGAACATCGTCTTCCTGTCCCATCTGGGCGACCTCACCGAGAGCGGCCAGGCAGGCGAATTCGCGGCGATCGGCGAGGCGTTCGAGCTGCTCGACCGGCGGCGGGTCGGCTACAGCGTCGTCGCGGGCAACCACGACATCGAGTCGTCCACCGACGACCGGCGCGGCCGCACCCCATACCTGGACACCTTCGGCCCGCAGCGGATGCGGCGCCTGCCGACGTTCGGCGGGGCGACCCCGGACGGCTACAACACGTACCACCTGTTCCGCGCCGCCGGCCGCGAGTGGCTGGTGCTGGCGCTCGACTGGCGGCCGTCGGCGGCCGGGCTCGCCTGGGCGAAGGACGTCATCGCCCAGCACCCGGACACGCCCGTCATCCTCACCACCCACGAGCTGGTGTACGCGAACGCGGACGGCGACGAGGCCGAACTCTCCGGCCACGGAAAGCATCTGTGGGACAAGCTGATAGCCGGGCACGACCAGATCTTCCTCACCCTCAACGGCCACTACTGGCCCGCCGGGCGCACCACCCGTAAGAACACCGCGGGCAACGACGTCCATCTGCACATCACCAACTACCAGAACCGCTACTACGGCGGCGGCGCCATGATCCGCCTCTACCGCTTCGACCTGGCCAGGAACACCATCGACGTGGAGACGATCTCCCCGTGGGTCCTCGGCCGCGCGGGCGAGAGGCTCAACGACCTGGAGCGCGGCGAGATCGAACTGACCGGTCCGCAGGACCGCTTCGCCGTCCCCATCGACTTCGAGAAGCGCTTCGCGGGCTTCGCGCCCGTGCCCGTGCGCGGCCCCCGCCCGGCGAAGCAGCTGCTGATACCGGGCACCGTCGCCTACTGGCGCTTCGACTCCCCTTCACACCAGGACGGTTCTGCCGCCGACGCCGGCCTGCGCGTCCCCGACCTGTCCGGGTACCGCAACGACCTGGTGCGCGAAGCCGTCCCCGGCAGTGCACCCGACGCGCTGCGCTGGTCCACCGCCCACCACCCCGACCAGCCCGGTCACGGCAGCCTCTACTTCGACGGCTCGAAGCCGCCGCTGCGGGGCGCGTATCTGCGTACGGAGAACAACGCACCGCTCAACACCAAGACGTTCAGGTCCGGTTACACCATCGAGGCCTTCCTCCGCCTCCCCGCCGACTGGGACGCCCGACGCAACGCCTGGGGCGCCGTGCTCAGCCGCGGCGGCACGCTCGGGGCGGCCGGCAAGACCTCCGGCGACCCGGAGGAGCCCGTCGCCACCCTCTCCGTATCGGACGGCCCCGGGCTCCAGTGGGCGGCGGCGCCGCTGAACCAGCCGGGGGTCGTCACCAACTGGAGCCATGAGCTGCTGCGTGAGCGATGGTGGCATGTGGCGATCGTCAACGACGAGAAGCACACGACGATGTACGTCGACGGCTGCACAGTCGCCCGCAACCCCGCCACCCGCACCACCGGTCTCGCCACCCTGGGCCTGCCCTGGCTGCTCGGCGCCTACGAGTACGGAGGCAGGCTCGACCAGTTGATGCACGGCTGGCTCGGCGACATCCGGATCGTCGAACGTCCCCTGCACGTGCGGGACTTCATGACGGCCCCGACTCCGCCGCCCCACTGACCGGGCGGTCAGTTGATGACAACCTGACCAGCGGTCATTATGTACGTGTAGCCCTTCACGCATCCCCCGTCGTGAAGGGCTACACCCCTATTGCAGTGCATGCCCCTTTTGCCCGCGCCGACGGAGACCCGGCGGCCACTGATCGCTCAGCTCGTCAAAGTGCCCTGGTGAAAGTACATGCGCCAGCCCACTTCCGTCAGACGCCACACGGAGCTCCGCCATGCTCGGCGCCCACTGTGGTCGGCGAAGTACGTCAGATGAACGATGCCGGGAGCGAGTACGGCCCCCGACATCTCGGTGACCTTGACCGGAGCTTCGGGGACCACCGAACCGTCACTCGTCACCGCGAGGATCGACGTCGCGTCCCAGCGCCGCCCCGACGCTCCGATCTCGAGGAACTCTGGGTCCAGGAGCTCCGAGACCAGGGCCGGCGAAGCACGCACGTCAGGGTCGAGAAGCCGCATCTCTGCCTCAATGGCCGCTTGAACGGCCCGCTCATTCTCGTCTGCCATGCACGAACCCTACGGACGTTCCTCGTCACGTCACAGCGAATAGTTCATGCAACGCAAGCAGCGACACCGGCGATGACGTCGTCCCAGGGCACGGGTCAAAGACGGGTGGAGGGGAACGAAGCCACCCTCGGCCGCCCGCAGCAGCCTGCACGCCAAGGTGATAGCCGCCGATCGGCACATCGCATTGCTGGGCAGCGCCAACCTCACCGGCCGCGCCCTCACCGACAACATGGAGATCGGCGTCATCCTGCGCGACACGAGGGCAGTCGGCCGGCTGGTCGACCACCTGCACTGGCTCACGGGCCCGGAAGCCCGCTGTCTGCGGCCCGGCCGACCCGTCTCGCGCGGTTTCCTGCTGCATACACGCGTCCGGCCCCCGATGTGCCATCGGGGGCCGGACGCCAAGGCAATAACCGTCCTACGGCAGGTTCCGCGCCATCACGATGCGCTGGACCTGATTCGTGCCTTCATAAATCTGCGTGATCTTCGCGTCGCGCATCATCCGCTCCACCGGGTAGTCCCGCGTGTAGCCGTAGCCGCCGAGCAGCTGGACCGCGTCCGTGGTGATCTCCATCGCGACGTCGGAGGCGAAGCACTTGGCCGCGGCGCCGAAGAAGGTGAGGTCGCCGTCGAGGCGCTCGGACTTGGCGGCGGCCGAGTAGGTGAGCTGGCGGGCCGCCTCCAGCTTCATGGCCATGTCGGCGAGCATGAACTGGACACCCTGGAAGTCGCCGATCGGCTTGCCGAACTGCTTGCGCTCCTGGACGTAGCCCTTGGCGTAGTCGAGGGCTCCCTGGGCGATGCCGAGGGCCTGGGCCGCGATGGTGATGCGGGTGTGGTCCAGGGTCTTCATCGCGGTGGCGAAGCCGGTACCCTCCTCGCCGATGATGCGGTCGGCGGGGATGCGGACGTTGTCGAAGTAGACCTCGCGGGTCGGGGAGCCCTTGATGCCGAGCTTCTTCTCCGGGGCGCCGAAGGAGACGCCCTCGTCCGACTTCTCGACGACGAAGGCCGAGATGCCCTTGGAGCGCTTGGTCGGGTCGGTGACGGCCATGACCGTGTAGTACTCGGAGACGCCCGCGTTGGTGATCCAGCGCTTCACGCCGTTGAGCACCCAGAAGTCGCCGTCGCGCACGGCCCTGGTCTTCATGCCGGCCGCATCGGAACCCGCGTCGGGCTCGGAGAGGCAGTACGAGAACATGCCGTCGCCCTTGGCGAGCGGGCCCAGGTACTTCTTCTTCAGGTCCTCGGAGCCGGACAGGATCACCGGGAGCGAGCCGAGCTTGTTCACGGCCGGGATGAGGGAGGAGGACGCGCAGACGCGGGCCACCTCCTCGATCACGATGACCGTGGCGAGAGCGTCGGCGCCCGCGCCGCCGTACTCCTCCGGAACGTGCACCGCGTGCAGGTCCGCGGCGGTCAGGGCGTCCAGCGCCTCCTGCGGGAAGCGCGCCTCCTCGTCGACCGCTGCCGCGTGCGGGGCGATCTTCGCCTCGGCCAGCGCACGCACCGTCTCCCGGAGCATCTCGTGCTCCTCGGCCGGACGGTACAGGTCGA
This region includes:
- a CDS encoding DUF397 domain-containing protein, with amino-acid sequence MISETSAGDASRLEWFKSSYSDSSNSNECVEVATTPGAVHVRDSKNLPGPRLAFGAGAWAGFVSHAARH
- a CDS encoding helix-turn-helix domain-containing protein, with amino-acid sequence MSVDEAGTGRGDYGADEPGWDVDPDDESGVAVVAAVGRQIKAWRESAGLRAGEFGTAIGCGEDLVYKVEGGRRIPRPEFLDRADEVLRAGGKLAAMKRDVAEVRYPKKIRELAKLEAQAVELSAYGSHNLHGLLQTEEYARALFGMRRPAFSQDEVERLVAARVARQSIFDRSPGPELSFVQEEVTLRRHLGGRMVLRRQLERLLEVGQLRNVEIQVMPTGRDDHAGMGGEMQVLKFRDGSAVGCSEGDFGSRPVSDPKYLRIVELRCGIIRAQALTPRESLAFIEQVLGET
- a CDS encoding ATP-binding protein — encoded protein: MTQEITRTEHSAPTRQFTVLLSPTRRGARLARLLATAHLGDWGLPSESAAHIVAELATNATVHGRVRGRDFQLSLIVHRDALLRIEVTDTRGEQLPPTPGTTSAPADDAESGRGLLIVEALADRWGIDLGPVPRKTIWAELGLAP
- a CDS encoding helix-turn-helix domain-containing protein, producing MHIQSLPAGAKIGIKHLAERFPESETRIAAALRELEATGYLHRSRVRLPDGRIVTRTISYNQPGADPATVTTPQPRTRPRKPEAPLPPPPPREPAPEPEPTREPQPPAPQPVAAPRPMPAPHPAPAPVLVPAPTTRKAPPPPLPQPQSPTPELHRSAAALLADLRRHTPQLTLSETDIHTLTPGVATWLERDAHPDTIRHTLTTDLPVPLKHPAKLLRHRITTLLPPPLPEAQDLTPARPGVIVIPLQNCDRCDRAFRSRHPGHCRDCRTEDVSRGSAGLGYAA
- a CDS encoding LamG-like jellyroll fold domain-containing protein, which encodes MCSPLHQPDGPLLPDAGRRTFLRAAALTGAAAAATGLVSATPAAALPQQNAGAATAGWRPDPESPRFTLVVMPDTQYLFDGASINKAPVEASLRYVLDHGRDENIVFLSHLGDLTESGQAGEFAAIGEAFELLDRRRVGYSVVAGNHDIESSTDDRRGRTPYLDTFGPQRMRRLPTFGGATPDGYNTYHLFRAAGREWLVLALDWRPSAAGLAWAKDVIAQHPDTPVILTTHELVYANADGDEAELSGHGKHLWDKLIAGHDQIFLTLNGHYWPAGRTTRKNTAGNDVHLHITNYQNRYYGGGAMIRLYRFDLARNTIDVETISPWVLGRAGERLNDLERGEIELTGPQDRFAVPIDFEKRFAGFAPVPVRGPRPAKQLLIPGTVAYWRFDSPSHQDGSAADAGLRVPDLSGYRNDLVREAVPGSAPDALRWSTAHHPDQPGHGSLYFDGSKPPLRGAYLRTENNAPLNTKTFRSGYTIEAFLRLPADWDARRNAWGAVLSRGGTLGAAGKTSGDPEEPVATLSVSDGPGLQWAAAPLNQPGVVTNWSHELLRERWWHVAIVNDEKHTTMYVDGCTVARNPATRTTGLATLGLPWLLGAYEYGGRLDQLMHGWLGDIRIVERPLHVRDFMTAPTPPPH
- a CDS encoding DUF4440 domain-containing protein is translated as MADENERAVQAAIEAEMRLLDPDVRASPALVSELLDPEFLEIGASGRRWDATSILAVTSDGSVVPEAPVKVTEMSGAVLAPGIVHLTYFADHSGRRAWRSSVWRLTEVGWRMYFHQGTLTS
- a CDS encoding acyl-CoA dehydrogenase, giving the protein MAGSTDFDLYRPAEEHEMLRETVRALAEAKIAPHAAAVDEEARFPQEALDALTAADLHAVHVPEEYGGAGADALATVIVIEEVARVCASSSLIPAVNKLGSLPVILSGSEDLKKKYLGPLAKGDGMFSYCLSEPDAGSDAAGMKTRAVRDGDFWVLNGVKRWITNAGVSEYYTVMAVTDPTKRSKGISAFVVEKSDEGVSFGAPEKKLGIKGSPTREVYFDNVRIPADRIIGEEGTGFATAMKTLDHTRITIAAQALGIAQGALDYAKGYVQERKQFGKPIGDFQGVQFMLADMAMKLEAARQLTYSAAAKSERLDGDLTFFGAAAKCFASDVAMEITTDAVQLLGGYGYTRDYPVERMMRDAKITQIYEGTNQVQRIVMARNLP